The following is a genomic window from Panulirus ornatus isolate Po-2019 chromosome 16, ASM3632096v1, whole genome shotgun sequence.
gattttgagtgatcggggcctgaacatgtaggagggtgaaaggcatgcaaggaatagagtgaattggaacgatgtggtataccggggtcgacgtgctgtccagggtaaaccatggaaagttttgtggggcctggatgtggaaagggagatgtggtttcggtgcattatacatgacagctagagacagtgtgaacaaatgtggcgtttgttgtctttttataGCGCTACaccgcgcgcatgcgggggggaggggattgtcatttcatgtgtggcgggatggcgacgggaatgaataaaggcagcaagtatgaattatgtatatgtgtatatatgtatatgtttgtgtatgtatatatacgtgtacgttgaaatgtataggtatgtatatatgcgtgtgtggacttatatgtatatacatgtgtacgtgggtgggttgggccattctttcgtgtgtttccttgggccacctcgctgacgcgtgagatagcgacaaagtataataagaaaatgtaatatatatattccggatTTTCGATCGTAAATACATATCGAAAAAAGTATAAATAACTTTGCCATGGCTCCCATGTCTTGAACTAAGTAACCGTTTTTCCATAATTAATGGgcctattgactgggtaatgactttcTTGCTTCTGACATAACTATATAACTCCTTAAGGGTTCTTTATTATTTTCAGCAATACACGCTGCATACTGGCGTTTACTTTGTCATATAACTCTTACTTTGTCGACGCAAATTTtcataattcactctattatGTTGGTCACTGGTTTCCCTAAGTTTCTTATGAGCTAtttattcttcttccttttttttttttttttgacaacagACACTTTTTCTACTTTAACGTCGCCACCTAATCAATACACCTTGCTGAGACTAGACAAGGCGAAGACCAAGGTCTTCTGGGGTGTTGCAGACGAAGAGATTATAAGAAGTGACACAGTTCGTAAAGATGAATCACAAGGTGAAGGAATTCTAGTCATCTAAAGAGGGGTAAAAAGAGGAAGAATTGGTAAAGGTTAAAGTAGAGAAAGTATAAGTTATATCAACGGGGAGAATAGCTATGGCTTTCCATCACGAGATGCTCGGTACTGAAGTACACATTCAGACTGTTATTATCCAAAGCGTTGGCAGGAGACCTCGACCAGGAGCATGTATGTGTCAGTCAATGAGGATTCCTCCCTGTATCTGTATTATGGAGACAGATGAACCCCCCTCAGACTCCAACCTAATTTAACATTGGTGCACGTTACCTGCAATAATCAGGGCAGTAAAGCACTGTATCAGGTCACTCCTCTACCGTCCAGGGCCTAACATTGTATActctccacatacacatgttgcaTCAGTTTGATATCAAATTTTACTTGAAGATTTCTTTCAAGTAAATGAGTTTGACCAAATGAGATAATTAGTGGTTTACTATGGCCCTAAACCAGCAgctatcaccatcctcaccatcaccgtaCAAACTTCTAAGATCCTGTCATCACTACCCACTACCACCAAATAATCCCAATACTACAACaaaactactattactacctttactgctaatactactaccgctacaactacaaccacaccactactgctgctgctactactaccactacaactacaaccacaccactactgctgctgctactactaccactacaactacaaccacaccactactactgctgctactactaccactacaactacaaccacaccactactactgctgctactactatcactacaactacaaccacaccactactactgctgctgctgctgctattactacctttactgctactactaccgctacaactacaaccacaccactactgctgctgctgctattactacctttactgctgctactactactgctacatctacaaccacaccactattgctgctgctgctgctattactactattcTCCTCACTATACCTTACCCATCATCACTTCCTTTACGCTATAGCCCACACCAAAACTCCATCGTCATGACAACTATAACTtgatcactctcaccatcaccacagtatcAGCCTCAcaccatcataatcaccacacgttactcactcaccatcaccactaccacattaCCATGCGGTGAGCCTAGTTCTAACacaaccacaccatcaacacatcacCATATCAGAAGTGGATCATCATGAGCACCATTATTAGCATAGCAATAACCGTTACTATACTATCTACCTCAACATACTATCACCATAAAACTATACTCATTATAAGCATACCATTATCACATCTATTCCTTAATCATCACCTTATTAACACCAGACCATGAATGATTATATCACCATCACGCCATACGATTATCGTACCAGTAACACCACATTCCCATCACCGTCATATTGTCTTTCTCAACTGACCATCACCATatgttcatcatcacaacatTCTCACCATATCAttaccttcactatcaccacacacgTTTACAATCACCATACCATCCCACCGAAGCATCGCCACCACCCTAGAGTCCACTATACCATTCCTGTACCATTACTCTAACACCACAATATCATCACTACTACCATACCACCATAACGAGACGATATCATCATACAAGTTATCTTATGGAAGgtagacatacacatacagtgtTTGGAGGTGTAAGAGAAATTCAAATGCTTTTTGCCAATGATTTAATGAGATGctttacatatatgcacatttagGATGAGATGTTCATCAATCTTGGTCGTAGTAGATTTTACAAACATTAGACAAATGACAaccgtttttattttctataaATTCTTACCCATGGGTTATGATggatcttccttccctctctctagcTTGGGGGCGATGTATTACCCTTGAGTTATGgatcttctttccatctttctagcTTGGGGGTGATGTATTTCACGAGTCCCACTGTAATGATACTGTAATTTCTTATTCGGCAGCTGAAATCCATTTAGCTGGAGCTAATTTCAGGATGAACAAGATTTCAgcatatgatgatgatatctcTCACCTGGGAGCCTTGTCAAGATATCAGCAGATGATGACTTTCTCTAATGCAGCAGAATTCTCAAGATATCACCTACATAGAAGGACTGTCAGGTTGATATCAGAGAAGATTACACGACCCTCAACCTGTATTTTTAAAGTCTTACAAAGTTATGCTTTAATCATGGCTTCGAGTAACCTCCCTTCCAGTTTCTAATTACTGTTCGTGGGAGTAAAACTCTTCTTCATCGGCTTCGAACTTTTCTAAACTCGTAATCATAAGATTTAAACTTGTCTTCATCGGCTTTGGACTCATTATCAGCATCTCTGAATCATTATTCATGGGagtaaagcttttcttttttgtctttggaCTTCATGACATCAGCTCTCAACTTTTATTTATGGAATCAAacttgtctttgttgtctttgaaCTTTTTGACATCAGCTCTGAATGCTTATGAATGAGATCCAAACTTGTCTTCATCGGTTACTTGAACCATCTACAAGTTCTCTTCATCGAGTTCAAAGCCCTTCAGGATCTTCACTATCTTTACCCAGTTGACCAAAGTACTTGCTCTCGTCGTCATCGAAATCGTCACCGTCACCGCCGTGTTTCTTCTTACATGTTATCATAGTCTCCCTCATACATACTATGACTGTTactggcatgatgatgatgatgacgggaaTGTTTAGCCGTACTTTCGATACTGTCACCTTTAATACGGCTGCTGGTATTGCTATCTTCATATTCATCAGAATCACGACTGTCGTCGCCACTGTCTCTAGATACATCAGAGACATCAACCATCGCGTCAAGAGCGTCACTGTCACTGCTGCTACTTGCGGAATTATCTTCATCATCGCTGTCGTCGCTGACTTCCTCACTGGAATCAGAGACGTCGTCCATCATCATGAGATTACTAGTGTTGTCGTCAGGAGCGAAGTCGGACATCGGGCCATTAGGACCGTCGTACGCAAACCCCTGGAAAGACAAGTCATTCTTAGTGGACGTAGTTAAATACCTGCCCGTAAATACCTGCCCGTTAAATACCTGCCCGTCATTACTGTAACCAATTTAGATGTTTAGATGTGACCCCACGAGCGCAAAACTCCCCTCACAGCTCATATAGGTAGTTACAtagacatgtatacacacatgatTAAAGACACGTACACTAATATTAAATCACAGTGGAGTATATTATTACCTTAAGCTAAAGAGAAGAGCTGGGGATACAAGAGTCCATGTAGAGACCTGTAATCGTCTCCAAAGACTAGAGGAGTCTTTCGAAAGGTTGTGAATCGAAAGAAGACATAGTCTTGATACAGCCTTTTCATATGAGCTCGAGCAGTGTGCAGAATTACTCAATAGGCCAAATAAGATGTTGCTTAAAAAAAACATCGTTGGAAGAAGCGTTTCAGCTCCACTGAGAGGGAAGATGATGCAGAGAACTGCAGAAGAGTGTCTTCTGGTGAACTGAGTCTATAAGACATAGAAGGATAaagatcagaaagcaaatggatgactacttGCAAAAAGACACTGCCTAAATAAGAGTTAACACTGGTTCAGAGGAAAGAAGTCATGCAGGACCAATCTTTTCGTATTCTGTGGTGGAGTGAGCTCTGCTTTAAAAGATGGGTGGGTGGACTATGTGTCTGTGAACTCCAGGAAAACATCCGACACTCTTTCACAGAAGGGGGTGGTAAAGAAACTGGATTCCCAGGTGGCCAGTACAAGCTGGACTCCTTCGTTTGATCGAAAAACCAACCGAGCGAAAGGTATCAGAAAACTCTCGTTAGAGGCGCCAATTCTTTGTGGGTTAGAGTAAAGAGTGGCATATCCCAGGATTTGGTCTTGGGGTTAATGTTGTCCTCATATCCAAAGAAATTGCCAGAGGGACTAAATACGCACATGAGAGGTAAGTTACGGCCAGGTTTACATTTACAACTAAACAAAAGAACTTCGCCATACTCCAAAGTTGATTAGAATTATTGTTAATCAAGTCAACCCAGCCAAAAATGAGTAATTAAGATACAACCCAGCCACACATTATATCTAATTACATTCACCAGGTGATGTTCAGCAAACTATTAACAGCATATCTTAATCATATCATAATCTTACGATGAGGTCAACCTGCTTGAAGAAACGTACACCTGATACAAAATTTtcagaaaaggacaacaaaggtggAAGATGACTCACAAGATGTTTGAGCAGTGTAGTTGCCCACAAAGGAAGATATAAGTAAAGAGGAACAAGAGACCACATCCAGACACATGtttgaaaggatgtaaagaagtaattctAAAACAAGAGGAGAGTGACGGGGATACAGAATCATTTAAAAAGATGACACTGCCGACCATATACATAAATTTTAAAAGTTGTACGATGGTATTAAAGGTTTTGTGATAGGTTatctcgagtgtagaactcccctccaCCATACTGAACAGTCAAACACAGTTAATCAAGTCGTTTtacgcacagacacatacttacAGAGGCCAGGTTGGCGGACAGAGCCAACAGAAGCAGGATAAGTCGGTTCATGGCGGCGGCGAAGGAAAGACCACTTGGTAAGGACTTCGTGTGTCACTACGATTGCTGCCTACAGTCAAGTGtggagtgtggtgctggggtgtggccaGGAAGCCTCGCCTCCTCTTCCCAAAGTGCACATGTTTGAAGTTTACAGGACACACCTGTGCTGGACTTACCTTTTTCTTAATTTCCAGTGACTTCATTTAATAGACTGAACTAACACTTgcggtggatgtgaaccatcacGTTATTGCAACAGATGATGATTATCACagtaattgcatatatatatatatatatatatatatatatatatatatatatatatatatatatatatatatatatatatatatatatatatattatccctgggaataggggagaaagaatacttcccacgtatttcctgcatgtagaagacgactaaaaggggagggggcgggaggctggaaatcctcccctctcattatttttttttttaattttccaaaagaagtaacagagaagggggccagatgaggatattccctcaaaggcccagttctctgttcttaacgctacctcgctaatgcgggaaatggcgaatagtttgaaagaaagaaaagatatatatatatatatatatatatatatatatatatatatatatatatatatatatatatatatatatatatatatatatatatataaaatccctggcgataggggagaaagaacacttccctctTTTTTCTGCGTGTCGtgggaggtgactaaaaggggagggagcgggaggctggaaatcctcccctccagtttttacttttccaaaagaaggaacagaaaaggggtcaagtgaggattttccctcttaggctcagtcctttgttctccacgctacctcgctgaagcgggaaatgacgaatatatatatatatatatatatatatatatatatatatatatgatccctggggataggggattaagagtacttcccacgtattccctgcgtgtcgtagaaggcgactaaaaggggagggagcggggggctggaaatcctcccctctcggttttttttttttttccaaaagaaggaacagagaattgggccaggtgagggtattccctcaaaggcccagtcctctgttcttaacgctacctcgctaatgcgggaaatggcgaatagtttgaaagaaagaaaaaaagatatatatatatatatatatatatatatatatatatatatatatatatatatatatatatatatatatatatatatatatatatatatatgctgaaaaaggactggtgattgggaataccatgtttaaaaagagagatgtacataagtatacgtatgtaagtaggagagatggcatggcctgagagcgttattggattacgtgttaattgataggcgcgcgaaagagagacttttgcatgttaatgtgttgagaggtgcaactggagcgatgtctgatcattatcttgtagaggcgaaggtgaagatttgtagaggatttcagaaaaaaagagagaatgttggggtgaagagagtggtgagagtaagtgagcttgggaaggagacttgtgtgagaaagtaccaggagggactgagtgcagaaggaaaaaggtgagaacaaaggacgtaaggggagtgggggaggaatgggatgtatttagggaagcagtgatggcttgcgcaaaagatgcttatggcatgagaagcgtggaaggtgggtagattagaaagggtagagtggtggaatgaagaagtaagattattagtgaaagagaagagagaggcatttggacgacttgcatggaaagaatgcaaatgactgggagatgtataaaagaaagaggcaggaggtcaagacatagCTATAGCCGTTACTATACTATCTAACTCAACATACTATCACCATAAAACTATACTCATTATAAGCATACCATTATCACATCTATTCCTTAGTCATCACCTTATTAACACCAGACCATGAATGATTATATCACCATCACGCCATACGATTATCGTACCAGTAACAccacattcccatcaccatcatatgGTCTTTCTCAACTGACCATCACCATatgttcatcatcacaacatTCTCACCATATCAgtaccttcactatcaccacacacgTTTACAATCACCATACCATCCCACCgaagcatcaccaccaccctagAGTCCACTATACCATTCCTTTACCATCACTCTAACACCACaataccatcattactaccatacCACCATAACGAGACGATATCATCATACAAGTTATCTTATGGAAGGTAGACATACTCATACAGTGTTTGGAGGTGTAAGAGAAATTCAAATGCTTTTTGCCAGTGATTTAATGAGATGctttacatatatgcacatttagGATGAGATGTTCATCATCGTTGGTCGTAGTAGATTTTACAAACATTAAACAAATGACTAATTTTCGTTTTCTATAAATTCTTACCCATggatcttccttccctctttctagCTTGGGAGCGTTGTATTCCCCATGAGTTATGATggatcttccttccctctttctagCTTGGGGGCGATGTATTACCCTTGAGTTATGgatcttctttccatctttctagcTTGGGGGTGATGTATTTCACGAGTCCCACTGTAATGATACTGTAATTTCTTATTCGGCAGCTGAAATCCATTTAGCTGGAGCTAATTTCAGGATGAACAAGATTTCAgcatatgatgatgatatctcTCACCTGGGAGCCTTGTCAAGATATCAGCAGATGATGACTTTCTCTAATGCAGCAGGATTCTCAAGATATCACCTACATAGAAGGACTGTCAGGTTGATATCAGAGAAGATTACACGACCCTCAACCTGTATTTTTAAAGTCTTACAAAGTTATGCTTTAATCATGGCTTCGAGTAACCTCCCTTCCAGTTTCTAATTACTGTTCGTGGGAGTAAAACTCTTCTTCATCGGCTTCGAACTTTTCTAAACTCGTAATCATAAGATTTAAACTTGTCTTCATCGGCTTTGGACTCATTATCAGCATCTCTGAATCATTATTCATGGGagtaaagcttttcttttttgtctttggaCTTCATGACATCAGCTCTCAACTTTTATTTATGGAATCAAacttgtctttgttgtctttgaaCTTTTTGACATCAGCTCTGAATGCTTATGAATGAGATCCAAACTTGTCTTCATCGGTTACTTGAACCATCTACAAGTTCTCTTCATCGAGTTCAAAGCCCTTCAGGATCTTCACTATCTTTACCCAGTTGGCCAAAGTACTTGCTCTCGTCGTCATCGAAATCGTCACCGTCACCGCCGTGTTTCTTCTTACATGTCATCATAGTCTCCCTCATACATACTATGACTGTTactggcatgatgatgatgatgacgggaaTGTTTAGCCGTACTTTCGATAATGTCACCTTTAATACGGCTGCTGGTATTGCTATCTTCATATTCATCAGAATCATga
Proteins encoded in this region:
- the LOC139753989 gene encoding uncharacterized protein → MNRLILLLLALSANLASGFAYDGPNGPMSDFAPDDNTSNLMMMDDVSDSSEEVSDDSDDEDNSASSSSDSDALDAMVDVSDVSRDSGDDSRDSDEYEDSNTSSRIKGDSIESTAKHSRHHHHHASNSHSMYEGDYDNM